The sequence below is a genomic window from Flagellimonas marinaquae.
TGCTTCGATTTTTTTGCGAATTCGGCTTAAAAACTCGGCGGAAATCCCCAAATACGATGCTATGAGGTAGTTGGGGACTTTGTCGGAAATTTTAGGGTAATTTTTCAAAAAATCCAGATAGCGTTGTTCTGCATCAAAAATCTTATTTAAGATAATTCTCCTTTGTAAACTCCCAAGGTAATTTTCCAGGATGATTCTAAAAAAACATTCGAGCTTTGGAATCTGCTTTAACATTTCTTGAAAAGAACTATGGTGAATCTGTAACAATATGGTTTTTTCAATGGCTTGAATGTTGTAGATGGAAGGTTGTTGTTTTTGAAAGCTATCGATATCCGTTGCCCACCAATTTTCAATAGCAAAATATAGAATTTCTTCCTTTCCTGTTTCTGGATCTATATAAAAGGCCTTTAGCACCCCGTCAACAACAAAATTGTCGGTGCGGCATGTTTGCCCGTTTTGCAAGAGATAATCGCCTTTTTCAAGGGTTTTCTCACTCCAAAACCCCTTAATTAAGCTCTCATCTTCGGAACTAAGTTCAATGTGCCTGGAAATGGCTGCGATTAGTTGCGCTTTCATTTAAACAAGTAGCTAAATTTATAGGTCAAATATGCTCACAAAACTTGGATGTTCGTTTTCTGCAGCATAAAAGTAAATGCCGATAATAATGGAAGATGACCTGATTATTTTTGATTTGTTGTTGAGATATAATTCAAAACTCTCCCTAAAACAATTGACAATGATATTGTTGAGTTCTTGGTCTGGAATCTTTTTAATGGAAGTAATTTTTCTAATTCTTAGTTTC
It includes:
- a CDS encoding Crp/Fnr family transcriptional regulator, which encodes MKAQLIAAISRHIELSSEDESLIKGFWSEKTLEKGDYLLQNGQTCRTDNFVVDGVLKAFYIDPETGKEEILYFAIENWWATDIDSFQKQQPSIYNIQAIEKTILLQIHHSSFQEMLKQIPKLECFFRIILENYLGSLQRRIILNKIFDAEQRYLDFLKNYPKISDKVPNYLIASYLGISAEFLSRIRKKIEAS